In one Pseudomonas sp. SG20056 genomic region, the following are encoded:
- a CDS encoding pilus assembly protein PilM, protein MLGLFNKKANTLLGIDISSTSVKLLELSRSGSRYKVEAYAVEPLPPNAVVEKNIAELEGVGQALSRVLAKAKSGVKTVAVAVAGSAVITKTIEMEAGLSDDELENQLKIEADQYIPYPLEEVAIDFEVQGTSARNADRVEVLLAACRKENVEVREAALALAGLTAKVVDVEAYALERAYGLLIDQLGGGRDELTVAVVDIGATMTTLSVLHNGRTIYTREQLFGGKQLTEEIQRRYGLSVEEAGLAKKQGGLPDDYDSEVLQPFKEAVVQQVARSLQFFFAAGQFNDVDYILLAGGTASIPDLDRLIQQKIGTQTLVANPFAEMALSGKVNAGALASDAPALMIACGLAMRSFD, encoded by the coding sequence GTGCTAGGGCTCTTCAATAAGAAAGCGAATACGCTACTCGGGATCGATATCAGTTCGACCTCCGTCAAGCTCCTCGAATTGAGCCGCTCCGGAAGCCGCTACAAGGTAGAGGCTTACGCAGTCGAGCCGCTCCCGCCAAACGCGGTGGTCGAAAAGAACATTGCCGAGCTGGAAGGGGTGGGGCAGGCCCTTTCGCGAGTACTCGCCAAAGCCAAGAGCGGCGTGAAAACCGTTGCAGTGGCGGTGGCTGGGTCGGCAGTGATTACCAAAACCATCGAAATGGAAGCTGGGCTTTCCGACGATGAGCTTGAGAATCAGCTGAAAATCGAAGCTGATCAGTACATTCCCTATCCGCTGGAAGAAGTCGCGATCGACTTCGAAGTCCAGGGGACCTCTGCGCGTAATGCCGATCGTGTCGAAGTTCTGCTTGCCGCTTGTCGTAAGGAGAACGTTGAGGTCCGCGAGGCAGCTCTAGCGCTCGCCGGTCTTACTGCCAAAGTGGTTGATGTCGAGGCCTATGCGCTTGAGCGGGCTTACGGCTTGTTGATTGATCAGCTCGGTGGCGGTCGTGATGAGCTGACGGTTGCGGTTGTCGATATTGGCGCAACCATGACCACGCTCAGCGTTTTGCACAACGGTCGCACTATCTACACCCGCGAGCAGCTGTTTGGCGGCAAGCAACTTACCGAAGAAATTCAGCGTCGTTATGGTCTCTCCGTTGAAGAAGCTGGCCTTGCTAAGAAGCAAGGCGGCTTGCCGGATGACTATGACAGTGAAGTACTGCAGCCATTCAAAGAGGCTGTGGTTCAGCAGGTTGCTCGTTCATTGCAGTTCTTCTTTGCTGCCGGTCAGTTCAATGATGTCGACTACATCTTGCTGGCTGGTGGTACCGCGTCGATTCCCGATCTCGATCGTTTGATTCAGCAAAAAATAGGCACCCAGACATTGGTCGCCAATCCGTTCGCTGAAATGGCGCTGAGTGGCAAGGTCAACGCAGGTGCGCTTGCCAGTGATGCGCCTGCCTTGATGATTGCCTGTGGCCTGGCGATGAGGAGTTTCGACTAA
- the pilN gene encoding type 4a pilus biogenesis protein PilN yields the protein MARINLLPWREQLREERKQRFLVTLAGVFVVAAGAVFLGDQYLNGAIEQQDARNEFVRKEIAVLDARIKEISELKTRRQQLLERMKIIQDLQGNRPIIGRVFDQLVRTLPDGVHFTGVKMTAKNIAIVGAAESNNRVSNLMRNLDASEWLTAPNLTEVKSVTAGAVDQANVFQLSVQQTQPALATEEAKQ from the coding sequence ATGGCGCGGATTAACCTACTCCCTTGGCGCGAGCAGCTACGCGAAGAGCGCAAACAGCGCTTTTTGGTGACGCTTGCGGGTGTGTTTGTTGTTGCGGCAGGCGCTGTCTTTCTCGGGGATCAGTATCTCAATGGTGCAATTGAGCAGCAGGATGCTCGTAATGAGTTTGTCCGTAAGGAAATTGCTGTTCTGGATGCTCGGATTAAAGAAATCAGTGAGTTGAAAACTCGTCGTCAGCAGCTTCTTGAGCGAATGAAGATTATCCAGGATTTGCAGGGTAATCGGCCTATTATTGGCCGTGTCTTCGATCAGCTGGTTCGAACATTGCCGGATGGTGTTCATTTCACTGGTGTGAAAATGACCGCGAAGAATATTGCTATTGTTGGTGCTGCCGAGTCTAACAATCGCGTATCAAACCTTATGCGTAATTTGGATGCATCTGAATGGCTAACTGCGCCAAACCTTACTGAAGTGAAGTCTGTGACAGCAGGCGCAGTTGACCAGGCTAATGTCTTTCAATTGAGCGTGCAGCAGACCCAGCCTGCGCTTGCGACAGAGGAGGCTAAGCAATGA